The proteins below come from a single Parageobacillus thermoglucosidasius genomic window:
- a CDS encoding patatin-like phospholipase family protein, translated as MDIDIVFSGGGIRGFALIGAYEAIEAKGLRWRRLAGTSAGSLVAALIAAGYTSKEMIDLLDELELRYFLDERKCLFPFPMWKWLRIYWRMGLYKGEVFEQWVNEVLAARGVKTFGDLPKESLSIVASDVTNGRMLILPDDLPQYGVNPAAFSVAKAVRMSTSIPYFFEPVKLQTKEGGCIVVDGGVLSNFPLFLFDEEKQVKKRPVLGIQLSVKLSERPKRKINNAVQLFEALFSAMKEAHDTRYISRRHEKDIVFLPVENVFFTEFSLTPETRDRLIQYGREKTERFLKKWTY; from the coding sequence GTGGACATTGACATCGTATTTTCCGGCGGCGGGATTAGAGGGTTTGCCCTCATTGGCGCTTACGAAGCGATTGAAGCGAAAGGACTTCGCTGGAGACGGCTTGCCGGGACGAGCGCAGGCTCGCTCGTTGCCGCATTGATTGCTGCGGGGTATACAAGCAAAGAGATGATCGATTTGCTTGATGAGTTGGAGCTCAGGTATTTTCTTGATGAGCGAAAATGCCTTTTTCCTTTTCCAATGTGGAAATGGTTACGCATTTATTGGCGGATGGGGCTTTATAAAGGAGAGGTGTTTGAACAATGGGTAAATGAGGTGCTGGCAGCGCGCGGTGTCAAAACGTTTGGCGATTTGCCAAAGGAAAGTTTATCGATTGTTGCGTCAGATGTGACGAACGGAAGAATGCTTATTTTGCCGGATGATTTGCCGCAATATGGAGTGAATCCGGCGGCATTTTCCGTGGCAAAAGCAGTAAGGATGAGCACGAGCATCCCCTATTTTTTTGAACCAGTAAAATTGCAGACGAAGGAAGGAGGATGCATCGTCGTAGATGGCGGTGTGCTCAGCAATTTTCCGCTTTTTTTATTTGATGAGGAAAAACAGGTGAAAAAAAGGCCAGTGCTTGGCATACAGTTAAGCGTGAAGCTCTCGGAAAGACCTAAGCGGAAAATCAACAATGCCGTTCAATTGTTTGAAGCGCTTTTTAGCGCCATGAAAGAGGCGCATGATACTCGCTATATTTCCCGGCGCCACGAAAAAGATATTGTGTTTCTTCCTGTCGAAAATGTTTTTTTCACCGAATTTTCCCTTACTCCAG
- the mntR gene encoding transcriptional regulator MntR, translated as MPTPSMEDYIEQIYNLIEEKGYARVSDIAEALSVHPSSVTKMVQKLDKDEYLVYEKYRGLVLTAKGRKIGKRLVYRHELLEQFLRIIGVDEENIYHDVEGIEHHLSWNAIDRIGDLVQYFQEDPKRIEMLRNIQKQNEQAEE; from the coding sequence TTGCCGACACCAAGCATGGAAGATTATATCGAACAAATTTATAATCTCATCGAAGAAAAAGGATATGCGCGCGTATCAGATATTGCTGAGGCATTGTCCGTGCATCCCTCCTCTGTGACAAAAATGGTGCAAAAATTGGACAAGGATGAATATTTAGTTTATGAGAAATATCGCGGTTTAGTGTTGACAGCGAAAGGAAGGAAAATCGGCAAGCGGCTTGTGTACCGCCATGAGCTGCTTGAGCAGTTTCTGCGCATTATCGGTGTCGATGAGGAAAACATTTATCATGACGTCGAAGGCATTGAACATCATTTAAGTTGGAACGCGATTGACCGCATCGGTGATCTAGTGCAATATTTCCAAGAAGATCCAAAGCGCATTGAAATGTTGCGCAACATTCAAAAACAAAACGAACAAGCAGAAGAGTAA
- a CDS encoding LysM peptidoglycan-binding domain-containing protein: MLIHIVQRGENLWAIAQRYGVPLEQIVTANGLRDANRLTAGQALVIPVPYRYHTVRSGETLWTIARRYGISQDAIVQANRISNPSVLYPGTVLLIPPRTHTVQRGETLSQIAERYGTTVQDILRANRIADPNVIFPGMVLTIPHSKPIIEVNAFTIDSGEQGAQQVREVGRHLTYVSLFAYTIREDGGLQPFDDAAIIQAATAERVVPVMAITNFTYQDPGSRLAQTILSNVQLQNRLLDNIVRTMREKGYRGLNIDFENVYPTDRERYNQFLQRAVERLHREGYFVSTSLAPKTSGEQKGLLYEAHDYPAHGRIVDFVVLMTYEWGYRFGPPQAISPIHQIRRVLDYAVSVIPRNKIFMGFQIYARDWVLPHVQGQEAETFSPQEAVERAIRYGAVIQYDPTAQSPFFRYIDSQGRTHEVWFEDARSAQAKFDLVKEYGLRGISYWVLGYPYPENWVLLEDNFRIRKL, from the coding sequence ATGCTGATCCATATTGTACAGAGAGGAGAAAACCTATGGGCGATTGCCCAGCGCTACGGAGTGCCGCTCGAGCAGATTGTCACGGCCAATGGGTTGAGAGATGCCAACCGCCTCACGGCCGGGCAGGCGCTCGTCATTCCCGTTCCATACCGCTATCATACCGTTCGTTCAGGAGAAACGTTATGGACGATCGCCAGGCGCTACGGCATTTCGCAAGATGCGATTGTTCAGGCCAACCGAATCAGCAATCCTTCTGTCCTTTATCCGGGAACGGTTCTTCTTATTCCGCCAAGAACACACACGGTGCAGCGCGGAGAAACGCTGTCGCAAATCGCCGAACGTTATGGGACGACTGTGCAAGACATTCTGCGAGCCAACCGGATTGCCGATCCGAATGTAATTTTCCCCGGCATGGTATTAACGATTCCGCATTCTAAGCCGATCATTGAAGTAAATGCATTTACGATTGATTCAGGGGAACAAGGAGCACAGCAAGTACGGGAAGTAGGACGCCATTTAACGTATGTCTCTTTGTTTGCGTATACGATCAGAGAAGATGGCGGACTCCAACCGTTTGATGACGCAGCCATCATTCAAGCGGCAACCGCAGAAAGGGTTGTGCCGGTGATGGCGATCACTAATTTTACATATCAAGATCCGGGATCAAGATTGGCGCAGACGATCCTTTCCAATGTACAACTACAAAACCGGCTGCTTGACAATATTGTCCGTACGATGCGGGAAAAAGGGTACCGCGGGTTGAATATTGATTTTGAAAACGTCTATCCGACGGATCGCGAGCGGTATAATCAATTTTTGCAGCGTGCTGTGGAGAGGCTTCATCGTGAAGGATACTTTGTTTCGACTTCTCTCGCCCCAAAAACAAGCGGGGAGCAAAAAGGACTGTTATATGAGGCGCATGACTATCCCGCCCATGGGAGAATTGTCGATTTTGTCGTGCTGATGACGTATGAATGGGGATACCGGTTCGGGCCGCCGCAGGCGATTTCCCCTATTCATCAAATAAGAAGAGTGCTTGATTACGCGGTCAGTGTTATTCCAAGAAACAAAATTTTTATGGGGTTTCAAATTTATGCGCGCGACTGGGTGCTTCCGCATGTACAAGGCCAAGAAGCGGAAACATTCAGCCCGCAGGAAGCAGTAGAACGTGCGATCCGCTATGGAGCAGTGATTCAATACGATCCAACTGCCCAATCTCCGTTTTTCCGCTATATCGACAGCCAAGGGCGGACACATGAAGTGTGGTTTGAGGATGCCCGCAGCGCGCAGGCAAAATTTGACTTGGTGAAAGAATATGGGTTAAGAGGAATTAGCTATTGGGTGCTCGGTTATCCTTATCCGGAAAATTGGGTGTTATTAGAAGATAATTTTCGCATTCGCAAGCTATGA
- a CDS encoding lipoate--protein ligase family protein, with protein sequence MAKEVWRFIDSGYGSPSFNMAMDEALLDWHSEGKIPPTIRFYGWNPPTLSIGYFQKVEKEIDLEAVKRHGLGFVRRPTGGRGVLHDKELTYSVIVSEEHPNMPKTVTEAYRVISQGILEGFRFLGLNAYFAVPRTEEEKADLRSPRSAVCFDAPSWYELVVEGRKIAGSAQTRQKGVILQHGSILLDLDEELLFSLFKYPNERVKERLQRNFKNKAVAINELTDRKITIEEAKEAFYKGFEKGLDIVLEPYTLSQEELEYVNELARTKYESDEWNFRR encoded by the coding sequence ATGGCGAAAGAAGTTTGGCGTTTTATCGATTCTGGATACGGTTCTCCTTCGTTTAATATGGCGATGGACGAAGCGCTTTTAGACTGGCATAGCGAAGGAAAAATCCCGCCGACGATTCGCTTTTACGGCTGGAATCCGCCGACACTATCGATCGGGTATTTTCAAAAGGTCGAAAAAGAAATTGATTTGGAAGCGGTAAAACGACACGGCCTTGGATTTGTAAGACGGCCAACAGGAGGGCGCGGCGTCCTTCATGATAAAGAGCTAACATATAGTGTCATCGTTTCCGAAGAGCATCCCAACATGCCAAAAACGGTGACGGAAGCGTACCGGGTGATTTCGCAAGGAATTTTAGAAGGATTTCGTTTTCTTGGATTAAACGCTTATTTTGCCGTGCCAAGAACAGAAGAAGAAAAGGCGGATTTAAGAAGCCCAAGATCTGCCGTCTGTTTTGATGCGCCATCATGGTATGAGCTCGTCGTCGAAGGCCGCAAAATCGCGGGAAGCGCGCAAACGCGGCAAAAAGGAGTTATTTTGCAGCATGGCTCGATTTTGCTGGACTTAGATGAAGAGTTGCTTTTCAGCCTGTTTAAATACCCAAATGAACGGGTAAAAGAGCGCCTGCAGCGCAATTTTAAAAATAAGGCGGTTGCGATTAACGAATTGACCGACCGCAAGATTACGATCGAAGAAGCGAAAGAAGCGTTTTATAAAGGCTTTGAAAAAGGACTTGACATTGTCTTAGAACCGTATACGTTATCCCAAGAAGAACTGGAGTATGTCAACGAATTGGCGCGGACGAAATATGAAAGTGATGAGTGGAATTTCCGGCGTTGA
- a CDS encoding rhodanese-like domain-containing protein: protein MKALLIILGAIIIYSVVTYLMQRKMVKALTEEEFRAGYRKAQLIDVREPEEFAAGHILGARNIPLTQLRMRMKELRKDQPIYLYCQNGLRSGRAAQMLYRKGYRDLYHLKGGFKKWTGKIKKKA, encoded by the coding sequence GTGAAAGCACTATTGATCATTCTCGGCGCGATTATCATCTATTCGGTTGTCACCTACTTGATGCAGCGGAAAATGGTGAAAGCGTTGACGGAAGAAGAATTTCGCGCCGGTTACCGCAAAGCGCAATTAATTGACGTCCGCGAACCGGAGGAGTTTGCGGCTGGACATATTTTAGGGGCGCGCAATATTCCTTTGACCCAACTGCGCATGCGCATGAAAGAGTTGCGAAAAGATCAGCCAATTTACTTATATTGCCAAAATGGGCTGCGCAGCGGCCGCGCCGCGCAAATGCTGTACCGCAAAGGCTATCGCGATTTGTACCATTTAAAAGGCGGTTTTAAAAAGTGGACGGGGAAAATTAAGAAAAAAGCTTAA
- a CDS encoding ROK family transcriptional regulator: MVRTGNIGLVKKINKQIVLKLIREKNNISRAEIAKITGLNKATVSALVDELISEHFVSESGIGVSTGGRRPLMLRFNEAAGSLIGIELGVNYIYAVLTDLNAEIIWQKMVHFRANETQETIMEKMIAMIHEAIRHAPATPYGIMGIGIGVPGIVNTEEGVVIFAPNLHWDHVALASILQKQWPDYPIIIENEAKLAALGEKWFGAGKEFANFVYVSAGTGIGAGIIIHNQLYRGTDGIAGEIGHHVIDIHGVRCSCGNNGCWEMYASEKYIQRRLEQENHHSMLEDFSVEKVRALAERGDKQMAQILAEVGRYLGIGILHIIYAYNPEAVIVGNTIGTAGKWVLEPARDEVAKRILVKNGGGPFIIPSQLSEKSCAIGAVASVLEKVVMPSELEVIS, from the coding sequence ATGGTGCGAACAGGAAATATAGGACTCGTCAAAAAAATCAATAAACAGATCGTATTAAAGCTGATTCGCGAAAAAAATAACATTTCGCGGGCGGAGATCGCCAAAATCACCGGATTAAACAAGGCGACGGTCTCTGCGTTAGTCGATGAATTAATTTCCGAACATTTTGTCAGTGAAAGCGGAATTGGCGTTTCCACCGGCGGACGCCGGCCGCTTATGCTTCGTTTTAACGAAGCGGCAGGCTCATTAATCGGCATAGAGTTGGGGGTTAACTACATTTATGCCGTATTAACAGACTTAAACGCCGAGATCATTTGGCAAAAGATGGTCCACTTCCGCGCCAATGAAACGCAGGAAACAATCATGGAAAAAATGATCGCGATGATTCATGAAGCCATCCGCCATGCGCCAGCTACTCCGTATGGAATCATGGGCATCGGTATTGGCGTGCCGGGGATTGTGAACACAGAGGAAGGAGTTGTCATATTTGCCCCAAACCTTCATTGGGATCATGTTGCCCTTGCTTCCATTCTGCAAAAACAATGGCCGGATTATCCGATTATTATTGAAAACGAAGCAAAACTGGCGGCGCTTGGCGAGAAATGGTTTGGCGCGGGCAAAGAGTTTGCCAATTTTGTATATGTTAGCGCCGGAACCGGGATTGGCGCCGGGATCATCATTCACAACCAGCTGTACCGCGGTACCGATGGCATTGCCGGCGAAATCGGCCATCATGTCATTGACATTCATGGCGTTCGCTGCAGCTGCGGCAATAACGGATGCTGGGAGATGTACGCGTCAGAAAAATATATTCAACGCCGGCTCGAGCAGGAAAATCATCATTCCATGCTAGAAGACTTTTCCGTAGAAAAAGTGCGTGCATTGGCTGAGCGCGGCGACAAGCAAATGGCGCAAATATTGGCGGAGGTCGGCCGCTACTTGGGGATTGGCATTTTACATATCATTTATGCCTATAACCCGGAAGCCGTCATTGTCGGCAATACGATTGGCACGGCAGGCAAGTGGGTGCTGGAGCCGGCACGGGACGAAGTCGCAAAAAGGATATTGGTGAAAAATGGGGGCGGCCCGTTCATTATTCCATCGCAGCTATCGGAAAAAAGCTGTGCAATTGGCGCCGTGGCTTCCGTATTAGAAAAAGTAGTGATGCCTTCGGAGTTAGAAGTCATTTCATAG
- a CDS encoding MOSC domain-containing protein, protein MLIGYIQEIMRYPVKSFQGESVQKTRVMDYGLYGDRSHAFLDETRPGKFLTITQFPEMTQYRAKFSGEESLEEYPAVEIIAPDGICYQWGDAELAKEIETKSKRKVSLIRYAPDRVPLGAIEEEHIQIVTDASVQKLSEIWGKQVDYRRFRPNLLLSLVHKVPFIEETWFGRRLKIGKEVEIQIKRHCERCMIITVDPETGEKDPSLLKTVVQHRRNCFGVYATVIKTGEIHAGDEVHLLG, encoded by the coding sequence GTGCTGATCGGCTACATACAAGAAATCATGCGCTATCCTGTCAAATCGTTTCAAGGGGAAAGTGTGCAAAAAACGCGAGTGATGGATTACGGGCTGTATGGCGACCGAAGCCACGCATTTTTGGATGAAACGAGGCCGGGGAAGTTTTTAACGATTACGCAATTTCCGGAAATGACCCAGTACCGCGCGAAATTTAGCGGTGAAGAAAGTTTAGAGGAATATCCGGCCGTGGAAATCATTGCCCCAGACGGGATTTGTTATCAATGGGGCGATGCAGAACTGGCGAAAGAAATCGAAACAAAATCCAAACGGAAAGTCTCCCTTATTCGCTATGCTCCTGATCGCGTTCCTCTTGGGGCAATTGAAGAAGAACATATTCAAATCGTAACGGACGCTTCTGTGCAAAAGTTGTCGGAAATATGGGGAAAACAGGTCGACTATCGGCGGTTTCGCCCGAATTTATTGTTGTCATTAGTGCATAAAGTTCCTTTTATCGAAGAAACGTGGTTTGGCCGGCGCCTGAAAATTGGCAAAGAGGTTGAAATCCAGATAAAACGGCATTGCGAACGGTGCATGATTATTACTGTTGATCCGGAAACAGGGGAAAAAGATCCTTCGCTATTAAAAACAGTCGTGCAACACCGGCGCAATTGTTTTGGTGTTTATGCCACCGTCATCAAGACGGGAGAAATTCATGCCGGTGACGAAGTGCATCTTTTAGGTTAA
- the gcvPB gene encoding aminomethyl-transferring glycine dehydrogenase subunit GcvPB, translating into MHKDQPLIFELSKPGRIGYSLPELDVPAVRVEEVVPADYIRTEEPELPEVSELDIMRHYTALSKRNHGVDSGFYPLGSCTMKYNPKINENVARLAGFAHIHPLQPEETVQGALELMYDLQEHLKEITGMDAVTLQPAAGAHGEWTGLMMIRAYHEANGDFQRTKVIVPDSAHGTNPASATVAGFETITVKSTEDGLVDLEDLKRVVGPDTAALMLTNPNTLGLFEENILEMAKIVHDAGGKLYYDGANLNAVLSKARPGDMGFDVVHLNLHKTFTGPHGGGGPGSGPVGVKADLIPFLPKPVVEKGENGYYLDDDRPQSIGRVKPFYGNFAINVRAYTYIRSMGPEGLKAVAEYAVLNANYMMRRLAEYYDLPYDRHCKHEFVLSGKRQKKLGVRTLDIAKRLLDFGFHPPTVYFPLIVEECMMIEPTETESKETLDAFIDAMIQIAKEAEENPEIVQEAPHTTVVKRLDETKAARKPILRYQKQ; encoded by the coding sequence ATGCATAAAGATCAGCCACTTATTTTTGAATTAAGCAAACCAGGCCGCATTGGCTACAGTTTGCCGGAATTGGATGTTCCAGCGGTCCGTGTCGAAGAGGTTGTCCCGGCTGATTATATCCGCACAGAGGAGCCGGAACTTCCAGAAGTGTCCGAACTCGATATTATGCGCCATTATACCGCGCTGTCCAAGCGGAATCACGGCGTTGATTCCGGCTTTTATCCGCTCGGTTCTTGCACGATGAAATACAATCCGAAAATCAATGAAAATGTCGCCCGCCTTGCGGGATTTGCCCATATCCATCCGCTTCAGCCGGAAGAAACGGTGCAAGGAGCGCTCGAATTAATGTACGATTTGCAAGAGCATTTAAAAGAAATCACCGGGATGGACGCGGTGACGTTGCAGCCGGCGGCGGGAGCGCACGGCGAATGGACGGGGCTGATGATGATTCGCGCCTATCATGAGGCAAACGGCGATTTCCAGCGGACGAAAGTGATTGTTCCTGACTCGGCCCACGGTACCAATCCGGCTTCCGCAACGGTCGCCGGCTTTGAAACCATCACAGTCAAGTCGACGGAAGACGGGCTGGTTGACTTAGAAGATTTAAAACGCGTCGTCGGTCCGGATACAGCGGCGTTGATGCTGACAAACCCGAATACGCTCGGCTTATTTGAGGAAAATATTTTAGAAATGGCAAAGATCGTGCATGATGCTGGCGGCAAACTGTACTATGACGGAGCCAATTTAAACGCGGTGTTAAGCAAAGCAAGACCGGGAGACATGGGCTTTGATGTCGTGCACCTCAATTTGCATAAAACGTTTACCGGCCCGCACGGCGGAGGCGGCCCGGGATCCGGCCCGGTTGGGGTGAAAGCAGATTTGATCCCGTTTTTGCCAAAACCGGTCGTAGAAAAAGGGGAAAACGGATATTATCTCGATGATGACCGCCCGCAATCCATCGGCCGTGTGAAGCCGTTTTACGGCAATTTCGCCATCAACGTCCGCGCTTACACATATATTCGTTCGATGGGGCCGGAAGGTTTAAAAGCAGTGGCGGAATATGCCGTCCTTAATGCCAATTACATGATGCGCCGTCTCGCCGAATATTATGATTTGCCGTATGACCGCCATTGCAAGCACGAATTTGTCTTGTCCGGCAAACGGCAAAAGAAACTTGGTGTCCGCACGCTCGATATCGCCAAACGTTTGCTTGATTTCGGCTTCCATCCGCCGACGGTATATTTTCCGCTTATTGTCGAGGAATGCATGATGATCGAGCCGACGGAAACGGAATCAAAAGAAACGCTCGATGCGTTTATTGACGCGATGATTCAAATCGCCAAAGAAGCGGAAGAAAATCCGGAAATCGTCCAAGAAGCGCCGCATACAACAGTCGTAAAACGGCTCGATGAAACAAAAGCGGCTCGTAAACCGATTTTGCGCTACCAAAAGCAATAA
- the gcvPA gene encoding aminomethyl-transferring glycine dehydrogenase subunit GcvPA — MLHRYLPMTEEDKREMLNVIGVDSIDDLFADIPESVRFRGELNIKKAKSEVELWKELSALAAKNADVKKYTSFLGAGVYDHYIPAIVDHVISRSEFYTAYTPYQPEISQGELQAIFEFQTMICELTGMDVANSSMYDGGTALAEAMLLSAAHTKKKKVLLAKTVHPEYRGVVKTYAKGQRLHVVEIPFQHGVTDLEALKAEMDDEVACVIVQYPNFFGQIEPLKDIEPVAHSCKSMFVVASNPLALGILAPPGKFGADIVVGDVQPFGIPMQFGGPHCGYFAVKAELMRKIPGRLVGQTTDEEGRRGFVLTLQAREQHIRRDKATSNICSNQALNALAASVAMTALGKKGIKEMATMNIQKAQYAKNELVKHGFAVPFTGPFFNEFVVCLAKPVAEVNKQLLRKGIIGGYDVGRDYPELQNHMLIAVTELRTKEEIDMFVKELGDCHA; from the coding sequence ATGCTTCACCGTTATTTGCCGATGACAGAAGAAGATAAACGGGAAATGCTGAACGTGATTGGCGTTGATTCGATTGATGATTTATTTGCCGATATTCCGGAAAGCGTGCGTTTTCGCGGCGAGTTAAATATAAAAAAAGCGAAATCGGAAGTGGAACTGTGGAAAGAACTGTCCGCGCTTGCCGCGAAAAACGCAGATGTGAAAAAGTATACGTCCTTTTTAGGAGCAGGAGTGTACGACCATTATATCCCGGCCATTGTCGATCATGTGATTTCGCGTTCGGAATTTTACACGGCGTATACCCCGTATCAGCCGGAAATCTCGCAAGGTGAATTGCAAGCGATTTTCGAGTTTCAAACGATGATTTGCGAGCTGACGGGGATGGATGTGGCCAATTCTTCCATGTATGATGGCGGCACGGCGCTGGCGGAGGCGATGCTATTAAGCGCAGCGCATACGAAAAAGAAAAAAGTGCTGCTGGCAAAAACGGTGCATCCGGAATATCGCGGTGTCGTGAAAACATATGCAAAAGGGCAGCGGCTTCATGTGGTGGAAATTCCGTTTCAACATGGCGTTACCGATTTAGAAGCGCTAAAGGCGGAAATGGATGATGAGGTTGCTTGCGTCATCGTTCAATATCCTAACTTTTTCGGACAGATCGAGCCGCTGAAAGACATCGAACCGGTTGCCCATAGCTGTAAAAGCATGTTCGTTGTCGCGAGCAATCCGCTTGCACTCGGCATCCTTGCCCCGCCTGGAAAATTTGGCGCGGATATCGTCGTCGGAGATGTCCAGCCGTTTGGCATTCCGATGCAATTTGGCGGACCGCATTGCGGCTATTTTGCTGTCAAAGCGGAACTAATGCGGAAAATTCCAGGCCGCCTTGTCGGGCAGACGACTGATGAAGAAGGGCGGAGAGGATTCGTATTGACACTGCAGGCGCGCGAGCAACACATTCGCCGCGATAAAGCGACGTCCAATATTTGTTCAAACCAAGCGCTGAACGCGCTCGCCGCCTCGGTGGCAATGACGGCGCTTGGCAAAAAAGGCATAAAAGAGATGGCGACGATGAATATCCAAAAAGCGCAGTATGCGAAAAATGAATTAGTGAAACACGGATTTGCTGTGCCGTTTACTGGCCCGTTTTTTAACGAATTTGTCGTCTGTCTGGCAAAACCGGTGGCAGAAGTAAACAAGCAGCTGCTGCGAAAAGGAATCATCGGCGGCTATGATGTCGGCCGCGATTATCCGGAATTGCAAAATCATATGTTAATTGCGGTGACCGAATTGCGGACAAAAGAAGAAATCGACATGTTTGTTAAAGAATTGGGGGATTGCCATGCATAA
- the gcvT gene encoding glycine cleavage system aminomethyltransferase GcvT, with amino-acid sequence MLKRTPLFAVYERYGAKTIDFGGWELPVQFSSIKEEHEAVRTRAGLFDVSHMGEFVVKGSDSLAFLQKMLTNDVAKLTDGRAQYTLMCYEDGGTVDDLLVYKKADGHYLLVVNAANIEKDFAWLNEHLIGDVELADVSRETAQLALQGPLAEQVLQKLTNIDLSALKFFAFQDNVYLQEVKALISRTGYTGEDGFEIYCRAEDAVALWEAILAAGKEEGVLPCGLGARDTLRFEAALPLYGQELAKDITPIEAGLGFAVKTNKDADFIGKDVLKKQKEEGTARKLVGIEMMDKGIPRHGYKVFANGEEIGFITTGTQSPTLKKNIGLALIKSEFTEINAEVEVEIRGKHLKAKVVATPFYRRAK; translated from the coding sequence ATGCTAAAACGCACGCCGCTTTTCGCTGTTTATGAGCGTTATGGAGCGAAAACCATCGATTTTGGCGGATGGGAGCTCCCTGTCCAATTTTCCAGCATTAAAGAAGAACATGAAGCAGTGCGCACGCGCGCCGGCTTATTCGATGTATCCCATATGGGTGAGTTTGTTGTCAAAGGGAGCGACAGCCTTGCGTTTTTGCAAAAAATGCTGACGAATGATGTCGCGAAATTAACAGACGGCCGTGCGCAATATACGCTGATGTGTTATGAAGACGGCGGAACGGTAGATGACTTGTTAGTTTATAAAAAAGCGGACGGCCATTATCTTCTTGTTGTCAACGCTGCCAATATTGAGAAAGATTTTGCCTGGCTGAATGAACACTTGATTGGCGATGTCGAGCTGGCCGATGTTTCTCGGGAAACCGCCCAGCTTGCTTTGCAAGGACCGCTTGCGGAACAAGTGCTGCAAAAATTAACCAATATTGATTTATCTGCGCTCAAGTTTTTTGCGTTTCAGGACAATGTCTACCTTCAAGAAGTGAAAGCGCTTATTTCCCGCACCGGATACACCGGTGAAGACGGCTTTGAAATTTATTGCCGCGCAGAAGATGCCGTCGCGCTTTGGGAAGCGATTTTAGCGGCAGGCAAAGAAGAAGGCGTGCTTCCATGCGGACTCGGTGCGCGCGACACCCTCCGGTTTGAAGCAGCATTGCCGCTTTACGGCCAAGAGCTGGCTAAAGATATTACGCCAATTGAGGCAGGGCTTGGATTTGCGGTGAAAACGAACAAAGATGCTGATTTTATCGGAAAAGATGTGTTGAAAAAACAAAAAGAAGAAGGAACAGCAAGAAAACTGGTTGGCATCGAAATGATGGACAAAGGCATTCCGCGCCACGGCTATAAGGTATTTGCCAATGGGGAAGAAATCGGCTTTATTACGACGGGAACGCAATCGCCGACATTAAAGAAAAATATTGGTTTAGCGCTGATAAAATCGGAATTTACTGAAATCAATGCGGAAGTGGAAGTCGAAATCCGCGGCAAACATTTAAAAGCGAAAGTAGTTGCGACGCCGTTTTATAGGCGAGCGAAGTAA